One genomic region from Nitrospinota bacterium encodes:
- a CDS encoding tetratricopeptide repeat protein gives MRLNSIFIRAILITAGLMAIPCANSYAQSVTEGKAESVVFRGSDKKLDIKVVRDSDGVGMKLVVNGSVAASTGDGSMRRAYYPFLMASRVEKTLLVGIGSGAPVFAALNASSASVSVVVESRDLIKAAEQMPGDNFGVLKDRRVTYTVEAPSTWIAKAKGPYDVIMAGHANRATLADRALLTQKSFQSYRGLLKETGVFAQWLNLSSLDTEDLKKIIATFSSVFPHVYIWGGDMNPVNSWIMLAGMNQPMVLNPEILSARLKTLDPNRDITEADNVYSFLSFYVCDGDEIKPLLESAPVISKPGDIPFKGGFTEEESMSRSADNFLLLGIYRNPIISKLVASEPVKEKMSDYFKARSFILNGRKVGIAGSAQEEIGLYDKAMTLAPEDPHLALSYLAIGLAYYRSGILDRAADLLEKAKKITPDRPQIRFYLGKTYEKMGWSAKANMEFNALRELTPDYMERVNIPTGRAPSAPVN, from the coding sequence TTGAGGCTTAATTCAATATTTATCCGGGCTATCCTCATTACCGCGGGGCTTATGGCCATCCCATGCGCCAATTCTTACGCGCAGAGCGTTACTGAAGGCAAGGCGGAATCCGTGGTGTTTCGCGGAAGCGATAAAAAACTGGATATCAAGGTTGTCCGCGATAGCGACGGAGTGGGGATGAAGCTTGTGGTGAACGGCTCTGTTGCCGCCTCCACCGGCGACGGCTCCATGCGCCGGGCGTATTATCCATTCTTAATGGCCAGCAGGGTTGAAAAAACATTGCTTGTCGGAATAGGCTCCGGCGCCCCGGTATTCGCGGCGCTAAACGCCAGCTCCGCCTCGGTGAGCGTGGTGGTAGAGAGCCGTGACCTAATAAAAGCCGCCGAGCAGATGCCTGGTGATAATTTCGGAGTTTTAAAGGATCGGCGCGTCACTTACACAGTGGAGGCCCCTTCAACGTGGATAGCCAAAGCCAAAGGCCCCTATGACGTGATAATGGCGGGCCACGCCAACCGCGCAACTTTGGCGGACCGGGCATTGCTCACCCAAAAATCGTTTCAATCTTACCGGGGCCTTTTGAAGGAAACCGGCGTTTTTGCCCAGTGGCTGAACCTTTCGTCGCTGGACACGGAAGACCTGAAAAAGATCATCGCAACGTTCAGCTCAGTGTTTCCCCATGTGTATATATGGGGCGGCGACATGAACCCGGTGAACTCTTGGATAATGCTGGCCGGTATGAACCAGCCCATGGTGTTAAACCCGGAAATCCTTAGCGCCAGGCTGAAGACGCTGGACCCTAACCGCGATATTACCGAGGCGGATAATGTTTACTCGTTCCTCTCTTTTTACGTTTGCGACGGGGATGAAATAAAACCGCTTTTGGAGTCGGCCCCGGTTATTTCAAAACCCGGGGATATCCCTTTTAAAGGTGGTTTTACAGAAGAAGAGTCCATGAGCCGTTCGGCGGATAATTTCCTGTTGCTGGGGATTTACAGAAATCCCATCATCAGCAAATTGGTGGCGTCCGAGCCTGTGAAAGAAAAAATGTCGGACTATTTCAAGGCGCGGAGCTTTATATTGAACGGGCGGAAAGTAGGCATAGCCGGTAGCGCCCAGGAGGAAATAGGGTTGTATGACAAGGCCATGACCCTGGCGCCGGAAGACCCGCACCTGGCCCTTTCATATCTTGCCATAGGCTTGGCGTATTACCGCTCCGGCATCCTGGACAGGGCGGCGGATCTGCTGGAAAAGGCGAAAAAGATAACGCCGGACCGGCCCCAAATACGGTTCTATCTGGGCAAGACTTACGAAAAAATGGGATGGAGCGCCAAGGCCAATATGGAGTTTAACGCCCTGCGGGAACTGACCCCGGATTACATGGAGCGGGTAAACATTCCCACTGGCCGGGCTCCCTCGGCGCCAGTAAATTAA
- a CDS encoding DUF3365 domain-containing protein: MRKPFAAITAILMTASLAMAEVSKEEAVEKSKEMVKELGGSLKGKLQETVKESGFTAAINVCKEIGLTRAKQVGAKYNASIRRVSVKNRNAANVPDDYEAAVLNKMEKDKAEGKLQEAYVEVVSTGGKKNLRFMKPIITEALCLNCHGTADKLNPEAAQAIKANYPDDKATGYGADQLRGAFSVVYPLY, from the coding sequence ATGAGAAAGCCTTTTGCGGCCATTACCGCCATATTGATGACCGCTTCTTTGGCCATGGCAGAGGTATCCAAAGAAGAAGCGGTGGAAAAATCCAAAGAAATGGTTAAAGAACTTGGTGGCTCCCTTAAGGGCAAGTTGCAGGAGACCGTGAAAGAATCAGGCTTCACCGCGGCAATAAACGTGTGCAAAGAGATAGGGCTTACCAGGGCAAAGCAAGTTGGGGCCAAATACAACGCTTCCATCCGCCGGGTATCGGTAAAAAACAGGAACGCCGCAAATGTTCCTGATGATTATGAAGCCGCCGTATTGAATAAAATGGAAAAAGACAAGGCGGAAGGAAAGCTTCAGGAAGCGTATGTGGAAGTTGTATCCACAGGCGGCAAGAAGAACCTGAGGTTTATGAAACCGATAATCACCGAGGCCCTATGCCTTAACTGCCATGGCACGGCGGACAAGTTGAATCCTGAAGCGGCCCAGGCCATAAAAGCGAACTACCCGGACGATAAGGCCACCGGATATGGCGCGGATCAACTGCGCGGGGCCTTCTCGGTAGTGTATCCGCTTTACTGA
- a CDS encoding TlpA family protein disulfide reductase yields MKSWSVLVFVVVLMMAGLVANPAGAEIVAGKQAPNFNLQTQNGAAISLDSLKGKITVLNFWATWCPPCTAEMPALERSFNKHKDNGVAFVGVNYQQDRQTVAKFAQNAKITFPLALDEDGKVADAYGLAGIPVTFFIDKNGKVVAYHTGPITEEQLDGWVTRLKGN; encoded by the coding sequence ATGAAAAGCTGGAGTGTTCTTGTTTTTGTGGTGGTGCTGATGATGGCCGGATTGGTAGCCAACCCCGCCGGAGCGGAAATTGTGGCCGGCAAACAGGCGCCGAACTTTAACCTGCAAACCCAGAATGGCGCCGCCATATCATTGGATTCGCTCAAAGGTAAAATTACGGTGCTCAATTTCTGGGCCACCTGGTGCCCGCCCTGCACGGCGGAGATGCCCGCGCTGGAACGCTCTTTCAATAAGCACAAGGACAATGGTGTGGCCTTTGTCGGCGTGAATTACCAGCAAGACAGGCAGACCGTGGCCAAGTTTGCCCAAAACGCCAAAATTACCTTCCCGCTGGCGCTGGACGAGGATGGCAAAGTGGCCGACGCTTATGGATTGGCTGGCATACCGGTAACGTTCTTCATAGATAAGAACGGGAAGGTTGTGGCCTATCACACCGGGCCAATAACCGAAGAACAGCTGGACGGCTGGGTAACGCGGCTGAAAGGGAACTAG